One Cydia amplana chromosome 18, ilCydAmpl1.1, whole genome shotgun sequence DNA segment encodes these proteins:
- the LOC134656383 gene encoding lipase 1-like, with amino-acid sequence MNFTEFSRECGVYAEEFEVVTEDGYILTLFHIPGKKNPVLLMHGIGDTSNTWVLRGNKSLAISLAREGYDVWAGNIRGNRYGRRHVRLNPDTDETFWDFSFHQVGLFDWPAMIDRVLKETKQTKLNAIAHSQGTTSFFVLASLKPEYNEKVELLIALAPVVFLDHIGPGIATIAKAGPLIEKFLKILQINEIFADGNADKKLMESFCTLGKLTEKICTIFPVGIITGINPNGIESEFIPLLFAQYFAGISRKTLEHYDQIYFSGKFAQFDYGPSNNVLVYGEINPPEYDLRKVSTKAAILYGENDMMATMEDVHHLGRLLPNLVCIKPIKDKMWTHIDFTWGKEADKYLFGHIIELLNKNGR; translated from the coding sequence ATGAACTTCACAGAATTTTCACGCGAATGTGGTGTTTACGCTGAAGAATTTGAAGTGGTGACTGAAGATGGCTACATATTGACGCTGTTCCACATACCGGGGAAGAAAAACCCGGTACTCTTGATGCACGGAATAGGCGACACGTCGAACACTTGGGTCCTCAGAGGTAATAAGTCCTTGGCTATATCTCTGGCACGCGAGGGCTACGATGTATGGGCTGGTAATATAAGAGGCAACCGATATGGAAGAAGGCATGTTCGTCTTAATCCAGACACAGACGAGACTTTCTGGGACTTCAGTTTTCACCAAGTGGGCTTGTTCGACTGGCCGGCGATGATCGATCGAGTGTTGAAAGaaactaaacaaactaaacTCAATGCAATTGCACATTCACAAGGAACAACATCCTTCTTTGTTTTAGCATCTTTAAAGCCAGAATATAATGAGAAAGTTGAATTACTAATAGCTCTAGCTCCAGTAGTGTTTTTAGATCATATAGGACCTGGTATAGCAACTATAGCAAAAGCAGGCCCCCTTATTGAAAAATTCTTGAAAATACTGCAGATCAATGAGATATTTGCTGATGGTAACGCAGATAAAAAGCTCATGGAATCATTTTGCACTCTAGGAAAATTGACAGAAAAGATTTGTACCATTTTCCCCGTGGGTATAATAACTGGTATCAATCCAAATGGTATAGAATCAGAATTTATACCACTGTTGTTTGCTCAATACTTCGCTGGTATTTCACGCAAAACTTTAGAGCATTACgatcaaatatattttagtgGAAAATTTGCTCAATTTGATTACGGACCCTCTAATAATGTTCTTGTTTATGGAGAAATTAATCCTCCAGAATATGATTTGAGGAAAGTGAGTACCAAAGCAGCCATTTTATATGGTGAAAACGACATGATGGCAACGATGGAGGATGTCCACCACCTTGGAAGACTATTGCCAAATCTAGTTTGTATAAAGCCTATAAAAGATAAGATGTGGACCCACATCGATTTCACTTGGGGAAAGGAAGcagataagtatttatttggtcACATAATTGAGTTGTTGAATAAAAATGGTCGATAA